From a single Salvelinus sp. IW2-2015 linkage group LG22, ASM291031v2, whole genome shotgun sequence genomic region:
- the LOC111949838 gene encoding small nuclear ribonucleoprotein Sm D2, translating into MSLLNKPKTEMTPEELQKREEEEFNTGPLSVLTQSVKNNTQVLVNCRNNKKLLGRVKAFDRHCNMVLENVKEMWTEVPKSGKGKKKSKPVNKDRYISKMFLRGDSVIVVLRNPLITGK; encoded by the exons AT GAGCCTGTTAAATAAACCCAAGACTGAGATGACTCCTGAGGAGCTCCAGaagcgggaggaggaggagttcaATACTGGGCCCCTGTCTGTGCTCACCCAGTCTGTCAAAAACAACACACAGGTCCTCGTCAACTGCCGAAACAACAAGAAGCTGCTTGGCCGTGTCAAGGCATTTGACAG ACACTGCAACATGGTCCTGGagaatgtgaaggagatgtggacAGAAGTTCCCAAGAGTGGCAAGGGCAAGAAGAAGTCCAAACCAGTAAACAAGGACCGTTACATCTCCAAGATGTTCCTGAGAGGAGACTCTGTAATTGTGGTGCTGAGAAACCCCCTCATCACAGGAAAATAG